A single region of the Eleginops maclovinus isolate JMC-PN-2008 ecotype Puerto Natales chromosome 16, JC_Emac_rtc_rv5, whole genome shotgun sequence genome encodes:
- the LOC134878228 gene encoding uncharacterized protein LOC134878228, whose translation MKMLGRVTWCCAALLLALTSVSAVQKTLKSISDLKKIDFRQSVPMHSLLLLHWFANKINIDNNGIIQLTFDPESGDYGSHHYGNFEGLLDPLPLGNQYQYYTIGNLNEDTSYELPPYVLDPLVEDVESNMDRIIFRVRNQNIGRVYQSIDRVYITQHYDSNENQGTAYDPDHTYRININLLRQIREFDVGENARPLSYLRNRFGSNADDFDIENTWGELACLGLLLYIVIQEKHTSKQQPNRPKSKRNPSNERKHNFPRNVQNKVSRFQGFKGDCVVNIPSYEDPVASRQTVNRESDCCNTSKSCLICCLICVACIIVLGIIIFFFTR comes from the coding sequence ATGAAGATGTTGGGCAGAGTCACCTGGTGCTGTGCAGCTCTGCTCCTTGCCCTGACCTCTGTGTCGGCTGTACAGAAGACACTCAAATCAATCAGTGATTTGAAGAAAATCGACTTTCGCCAATCTGTGCCCATGCACAGTCTTCTGCTGCTCCACTGGTTTGCCAACAAGATCAACATCGACAACAACGGTATTATacagctgacctttgacccagaGAGTGGAGATTATGGTTCACATCATTATGGCAACTTTGAGGGGCTGCTGGACCCACTGCCTCTGGGAAATCAATACCAGTACTACACTATTGGAAATCTCAATGAGGACACCTCATACGAACTTCCTCCTTATGTTTTAGATCCCCTAGTTGAGGATGTGGAAAGCAACATGGACCGGATCATATTTCGGGTCAGGAATCAAAACATAGGGCGAGTGTACCAGTCAATAGACAGAGTGTATATCACACAGCATTACGACAGTAATGAAAATCAGGGGACCGCTTATGATCCAGATCATACCTACAGGATCAATATTAACCTCCTGAGACAGATCAGAGAGTTTGATGTTGGAGAAAATGCACGGCCACTGTCATATCTCAGAAACCGCTTTGGAAGCAACGCTGATGATTTCGACATAGAAAACACATGGGGTGAACTTGCTTGCCTTGGTCTGCTGTTGTACATTGTGATCCAGGAAAAGCACACCTCTAAACAACAACCTAACCGCCCTAAAAGCAAAAGAAATCCTAGTAATGAGAGAAAGCACAATTTTCCTAGAAATGTCCAaaacaaggtttcaaggtttcaaggttttaagGGAGATTGTGTCGTGAATATCCCAAGTTATGAGGACCCTGTAGCcagcagacagacagtaaaCAGAGAATCAGACTGTTGCAACACCTCAAAATCCTGTTTGATTTgctgtttgatttgtgttgccTGCATAATTGTATTGggtataataatatttttttttacaagataa
- the LOC134878229 gene encoding uncharacterized protein LOC134878229, whose translation MKMLGRVTWCCVALLLALTSVSAVQKTLESISDLKKIDFGQSVPKHSLLLLHWFANEINIDNNGIIQLTFDPERGNYGSHHYGNFEGLLDPLPLGNQYQYYTIGNLNQGTSIELPPYVVHPQREYVGRNRDRIIIRVRDPNIEGRAHRRIDRVFITQHYDSNENQGTAYDPDHTYRITINLLREIREFDVGENARPLSYLRNHFGSNADDFDIENTWGKLACLGLLLYIVIEAKHSPNKQNNRPESKRNPSNERKHNFPRNVQNKRDCVVNIANYEDPVASRRTGNRESDCCNTSNCCLICVACIIVIVLVFVIVFGIIYFR comes from the coding sequence ATGAAGATGTTGGGCAGAGTCACTTGGTGCTGTGTAGCTCTGCTCCTTGCCCTGACCTCTGTGTCGGCTGTACAGAAGACGCTCGAATCAATCAGTGATTTGAAGAAAATCGACTTTGGCCAATCTGTGCCCAAGCACAGTCTTCTGTTGCTCCACTGGTTCGCCAACGAGATCAACATCGATAACAACGGTATTATacagctgacctttgacccagaGAGGGGAAATTATGGTTCACATCATTATGGCAACTTTGAGGGGCTGCTGGACCCACTGCCTCTGGGAAATCAATACCAGTACTACACTATTGGAAATCTCAATCAGGGCACCTCAATCGAACTTCCTCCCTATGTGGTGCATCCCCAAAGGGAGTATGTGggaagaaacagagacaggaTCATAATTCGGGTCAGGGACCCAAACATAGAAGGGCGAGCACACCGGAGAATAGACAGAGTGTTTATCACACAGCATTACGACAGTAATGAAAATCAGGGGACCGCTTATGATCCAGATCATACATACAGGATCACTATTAACCTCCTGAGAGAGATCAGAGAGTTTGATGTGGGAGAAAATGCACGGCCACTGTCATATCTCAGAAACCACTTTGGAAGCAACGCTGATGATTTCGACATAGAAAACACATGGGGTAAACTTGCTTGCCTTGGACTGCTGTTGTACATTGTGATCGAGGCAAAGCACTCCCCTAACAAACAGAACAACCGCCCTGAAAGCAAAAGAAATCCTAGTAATGAGAGAAAGCACAATTTTCCTAGAAATGTCCAAAACAAGAGAGATTGTGTCGTGAATATCGCAAATTATGAGGACCCTGTAGCCAGCAGGCGAACAGGAAACAGAGAATCAGACTGTTGCAACACTTCAAATTgctgtttgatttgtgttgccTGCATAATTGTAATTGTATTAgtatttgtaattgtatttggtattatttattttcgTTAA
- the LOC134878227 gene encoding uncharacterized protein LOC134878227, giving the protein MMKMLGRVTWCCVALLLALTSVLAVQKELESIGDLKQINFGQSVPKHSLLLLHWFANEVIIDNNNIIGLAFDPSTGDYGSHHYGNFEGLLDPLPQGNQHRYYTIGNLYREAPIQLPPYVVNPRRQYVGRNRDRIIVRVRDPNIEGRAHRRIDRVFITQHYDSNENQGTAYDPDHTYRITINLLRQIREFAVGENQQQLMHLRNSFGSNFDDFDIVNTWGELACLGLLLYIVFQEKHSPNQQNNRHENRRNHWNERDSYIPRILPNVGDVVVDFNNDEDQEASRTRGNRQYRNGNISVPRINVRCSLRCIRCICCIACICLIPLPIILYFWFKGKI; this is encoded by the coding sequence atgatgaagatgttggGCAGAGTCACCTGGTGCTGTGTAGCTCTGCTCCTTGCCCTGACCTCTGTGTTGGCTGTACAGAAAGAGCTCGAGTCAATCGGTGATTTGAAGCAAATCAACTTTGGCCAATCTGTGCCCAAGCACAGTCTTCTGCTGCTCCACTGGTTTGCCAACGAGGTCATCATCGACAACAACAATATTATAGGGCTCGCCTTTGACCCAAGCACTGGAGATTATGGTTCACATCATTATGGCAACTTTGAGGGGCTGCTGGACCCACTGCCTCAGGGAAATCAACACCGCTACTACACTATTGGAAATCTCTATAGAGAAGCACCAATCCAACTTCCTCCCTATGTAGTGAATCCCCGAAGGCAGTATGTGggaagaaacagagacaggaTCATAGTTCGGGTCAGGGACCCAAACATAGAAGGGCGAGCACACCGGAGAATAGACAGAGTGTTTATCACACAGCATTACGACAGTAATGAAAATCAGGGGACAGCTTATGATCCAGATCATACCTACAGGATCACTATTAACCTCCTGAGACAGATCAGAGAGTTTGCTGTGGGAGAAAACCAACAGCAACTGATGCATCTCAGAAACAGCTTTGGGAGTAACTTCGATGATTTTGACATTGTAAACACATGGGGTGAACTTGCTTGCCTTGGACTGCTGTTGTATATTGTTTTCCAGGAAAAGCACTCCCCTAACCAACAGAACAACCGCcatgaaaacagaagaaatcATTGGAATGAGAGAGACAGCTATATTCCTAGAATTCTGCCAAACGTTGGTGATGTTGTAGTGGATTTCAACAACGATGAAGACCAGGAAGCCAGCAGGACAAGGGGAAACAGACAATATCGCAATGGCAACATCTCAGTACCGCGGATCAATGTTCGCTGCTCGTTACGTTGTATtcgttgtatttgttgtattgcATGCATATGTTTAATTCCATTGCCtatcatattatatttttggtttaaaggaAAGATATGA